TCATCACTAACCACAATGACTTTAAAATGACTTTCGGACCCAGCGGGAACATTATGCATATAACTTTCATTGACGACTTGCAGATGTTTGGGGGAAAAGGCGTTATGCAATTTTTTTTCGATAATTTCTTGACGCATAATCTGGTCTCTAATTTTTATTGGATTAACCGCCCTGCAAGGGCGAATATGATACTTGTCTCCAGGATAGACATTAATACCTAATAGGGGTTATATCATGGCATTAACATCACAAAAAAACGAATAACCTTAATGGCGAACGCTAACAATAGCAACTTACTCAACCATCTGCGATAATCTTCATCCTTTTCATTCAGTCAGACAGCCTGCAACACTATGAGCGAAGCGAATACTCACCTTTCTATATTGCAAAGAGATCTGTCTCTTTTCCGTTTTCCCAAACGATCAAACGAGCCATTACAAGCTTGGGATGCGGGGGATGAATACTTAATCAATCATGTTGAAGGGTTAAATTTAACCGATGGTCTCAACGTCCTCATCTTAAATGATAATTTTGGTGCGCTTTCGTGCTGGTTTTCAGAAAAACACAATGTCACGATGATGAGCGACTCTTATATTGCTCATCAAGGTGCTTTACGAAATATTGACGTCAATAAAAACCCGCCTATTCAATGCATTGAGGCTCTAAATAACATTCCAAAAAACATTGACTTAGTTTTGTTACAAATACCGAAAAACAACCGCTTACTTACCTGGCAGTTGTACCAACTTAGGACTCAGTTAACGAAAAATTGCCCCGTTATTGCCGTGAATAGAGCCAAAGATATTCATTCCTCAACGCTTAAGTTGTTTGAGAAGTATCTTGGTATAACGACAACATCACTTGCAAAGAAAAAACATAGGTTGGTATTTAGTCAGCCAAACAGCCAACAAATTCAACTCGTCGAGTCAATTACTGAGTGGCCCGTTGACGATGAAACATTTTCACTTAAGAACTACCCAAACACCTATTCTGGTGAAAACCTAGATCTCGGTGCTCGATTGATGCTTAAGCATCTACCAAGTGACCCAACATTGAAGCATATTATTGACCTTGGTTGCGGTAATGGCGTGCTGTCGGTTAAAGCCGCTCAACTAAATCCACAGGCCAAAATAACCTGCGTGGATGAAAGTTATATGGCTTTGGCATCGGCAAAACTCAATGTAAAGAGCATAATTGAGCAATCGGATCGGTTTCAATTTATTGCTAATAATTGTCTGGATGGGTTTCGCTCAGAAAGCGCCGATTTGGTTGTCTGTAATCCGCCATTCCATCAAAACAACGCAATAACTGATCACATTGCTTGGCAGATGTTCTGTGATGCAAAGCAAGTTCTAGGTAGCAATGGAAAACTAATAGTTATTGGTAACCGCCACCTAGGCTACGATGATAAACTAGTGAGACTGTTTACTCGGTCACAAGTCAAACAAATAGCAGGCAATAATAAATTTGTTATTTTACAAGCGACTAAGTAATTACTTATGATTGTAAAATTCAATTTTTATTGCGTAGACATTAAAAGGACATTATTCATGAAAAAACTGTTAGTTGCAGCATCCATATTATTATTGGCTGCTTGTTCCTCTTCCCCGAAGGAGCCTCAAGTTAATTTTATTCCGCAAACGACAACAAGCCAAAATAAAACCGTTGATAATCTGATGTTTTCGCTAGATAGCAAAGATGTGCGTTCAGCTCAATATGTTGCGCTTATCGATAGTGGCCGCAATAACATCCAACCTGTTCACGCAAAACAGAACATCAGAATCACATTAGAATCGGCCCTTCAAGACCAACTTCAATCTCAAGGTTTCCGAACGTCAGTTAACAGTGAAAACAGCGTTACACTTGAAATTCAGCAACTGTTAGTAAATGTACAACACAGCATTATGTCCAATGAAATGGATGCCAAAATCACGCTGCAAATAACTGCAGAAACACCGGCTGGAAAGTTAGAAAAAATATTTAATGGTTCTGCAAGCAAAACGGGAACTTTTAGCGCCTCTGATTCTCAAATTGAACAGATTGTAAATGATGTCACGAGCTTGGTGTTAGCCGAAATAGCAAATGATACTGAACTTAATAACTATATGAAGGAGCGCTTTTAATGCGTAATCTGTTTATCTCTCTACTCTGTCTTTTTAGTGCCTCTGTAATGGCGGCTCCAAATGTTAACGTGGAAACGTCTGTCGGTAACTTTACCATCGAACTTGACTCGAAAAACGCACCTATTACAACTGAAAACTTCCTAAAGTATGTCGAAGATGGCAGTTATGAAGGCACGGTATTCCACCGTATTATTCGCGGATTTATGGCGCAAGGCGGGGGTTTTGATACGGATATGAAACAAATAAAAACCTATGCTCCAATTAAGAATGAAGCGAATAACGGCCTAAAAAACAAGAAAACAACGATTGCTATGGCTAGAACGTCGGATCCTGACTCTGCTACTCGCCAATTCTTTATCAACTATGCTGACAACGATTTTCTAGATGCTTCAGAGAAAGGTGCTGGTTATGCCGTATTTGGCAAGGTAACGAAAGGTTTTGATACCATCGAAAAAATGGCAACGCAACAAACCGCGTCTATCGGTAGCTATCATGATGTCCCTGTTAAAGCTATCGTCATTACGAAAGTAACTATACAAAAGTAACTCATCTAAAAAGAGTCGACCATTGTCGACTCTTTTTTATGTCCCCTTTTCCATTCTATCCATTAACAAGGAATGTTGGATGACAAATCAAATGACTTGGACTGAAACACTTAAAAGCTATCTCGATAAACGGCTCTTATGGGTGATGATGCTAGGTTGCTCTAGTGGTTTTCCGTGGGTGTTGATTGGTTCCAACATGTCCGGCTGGCTCAAAGATGCTGGCTTGACTCGCGCCGCTATCGGCTATTTTGGCTCTGTATTTGCTGTGTACGCTATTAACTTCTTGTGGGCTCCGATTGTAGACAGAGTCAAACTCCCCGTATTACATTCACTCTTAGGGCAGCGAAAAAGCTGGGTCTTTTTCTGCCAGTGCATCATTTTAGTCTGCACACTCTTTATTGCTGGTGTAAACCCTGCCGATGACTTAATGCTAACCTCTATGCTCGCTCTAGGTATCGCTACGGCTTCCGCTACTCAAGATATTGCAATCGATGCATTTCGTATTGACACGTTCCCTAAATCTGAAGAGAGTAAGCTGCCGCAGGCTTCCGCAATGGCAGTCATCGGTTGGTGGACGGGATACTCATTACCTGGATATCTCGCCTTCATCAACGCTGATAGCATTGGATGGAATGGCGTGTATTACGGCATGGCTTTCGTTATTGCCATCCTAATGGTCTTCACTCTGCTCGTTGGCGAACCTAAAACGAAACGTGAAGAGCTTCAGAATATTGCTCTTGAACGACACAACAAAATCGTCAAATCCCGTGTCGCAGCGTGGATCAGTGTGACCGTCGTAGAACCATTCCTAGATTTCTTCAAACGAAACGGAGTGCAAGTGGCATTGACGCTCCTCTTGTTTGTTTTTCTCTTTAAAATTGGCGAAGCATTCTTGGGAAGAATGTCGATAACCTTTTACAAAGAGGTTGGCTTTAGTAATGAGCAGATTGGACAATACTCCAAACTCATCGGCTGGTGGGTCACCATATTCTTTACACTGGTCGGCAGTATGTTCAATGTTAAATTTGGCATTGTTCGCGGATTAATGATTGGTGGTATCGCCATGGCTTCAAGCAACTTAATGTTTGCTTGGATGGCCAGCGTAGGTCCAAACGAACACCTTTTCTTGGCTACAATTATTGTAGACAACTTTACAACGGCTTTCTCTACTGTTGCGTTTGTCTCCTTCTTAACCATGTTGACTGGACAAGCCTTCTCAGCAACTCAATACGCACTTTTAGCGTCACTGGGTAACTTAGGTAGGACAACATTAGCCTCATTCAGTGGAGAGCTTGCGGACTACCTTAATGATTGGTCACTCTTCTTTATTATTACGGCTCTTATGGTCATCCCTAGCCTGATAATGCTTTACTCATTACGACATTATTTTAATGAATTACTGGAAAAAGCAAGATACCGTAAAGAGTAAACTATTCACTTAGTATTTGAGGGCAACTGATTATCAGTTGCCCTTTTTTATTGGAATCTGCTTTTTCATACCAATCTAAAAGATCGACGGCTCTGTAATATGAGTGTACTCACAATAGGTACGAATAAAATTCATATAAAGTAAAAATCGTCTTTTATTAACAACTTAAAGCTATTAATCTCAAAATAATTACGCTTAACATCAAAAAATCTAACTTATTTATTGCAACAATGATAAATATAAGGACAATAAAAAATATTAATATTTACATCAAATACGAATGCCAAATACCCATCAGGCCAGCATATGCAATGCCTAAGAAAAACTAACTAACCATTATTGTTGATAGAGTGAAGGCAATCGAATAACTTTCGATACCACCAATATCGTGATAACAATCTCATTTTTATGCAAAAATAATGCAACAAAATATATTCAGATAAAAGCTCCCTAATTTAGATCATTTATCAGACATTGATCACGAATAAAGTTGTAGTTTCCACATTGGCTCACTTTTAATTGTGAAATATATCGCTATGATTCGCACCACTACGGAAATGAGCGGCCACGGATGCGGCTTATACAACAATTAACTAAAGAGAGTTCCCCTATGCGCAAATCACTTATTGCTCTTGGTCTATTAGCTGCAACAGCAGCCGTACCTGCGCAAGCAGAGTACCTATACGGTTTTGGTAGCATGTACGCTGACTACCAAGTTTGGGACCAAGGTATTGGTAACGACGATGATAACTTTGGAAATGATATTGGTGACCGCAATCAAGCTGTTATCGGTATTGAAGGTGGAGCTGGGTTTGACTGGGGTCAAATCTACGGTTTCTACGATTACGAAGGTGTGGATCGTTCAGGCAACGATCGCGGTGCATCAACAAAAGGTACTATCCACTATAACCTGACTGATTCTGGCATTAGCTTATACGGTCAAGTATACAATACTGATACTGATGCTGGTTTCCATGAGCAGAACCGTGTATTAGGTCTAGGGTACACAGGCTTAAATGGTGATGGGTGGGGAGTGACATCATTTATCGGTGTTCACCAATTAAACCTTACTGATGCTAATTTTGGCGGTTCAACAAACTCTGGCAGCAATGGTGGTATGGCAGGTTGGGTTGGCTATTA
This portion of the Vibrio sp. VB16 genome encodes:
- a CDS encoding outer membrane protein OmpK, translated to MRKSLIALGLLAATAAVPAQAEYLYGFGSMYADYQVWDQGIGNDDDNFGNDIGDRNQAVIGIEGGAGFDWGQIYGFYDYEGVDRSGNDRGASTKGTIHYNLTDSGISLYGQVYNTDTDAGFHEQNRVLGLGYTGLNGDGWGVTSFIGVHQLNLTDANFGGSTNSGSNGGMAGWVGYYNTDIGGQNFTFSTWGEFEFARNDDYSDAQSTDFASGVGSESWGLNGAVNALWNFHENWSTGVLYRYTVNKLARKDYQDLIIYRLQYNF
- a CDS encoding peptidylprolyl isomerase, which encodes MRNLFISLLCLFSASVMAAPNVNVETSVGNFTIELDSKNAPITTENFLKYVEDGSYEGTVFHRIIRGFMAQGGGFDTDMKQIKTYAPIKNEANNGLKNKKTTIAMARTSDPDSATRQFFINYADNDFLDASEKGAGYAVFGKVTKGFDTIEKMATQQTASIGSYHDVPVKAIVITKVTIQK
- a CDS encoding methyltransferase; translation: MSEANTHLSILQRDLSLFRFPKRSNEPLQAWDAGDEYLINHVEGLNLTDGLNVLILNDNFGALSCWFSEKHNVTMMSDSYIAHQGALRNIDVNKNPPIQCIEALNNIPKNIDLVLLQIPKNNRLLTWQLYQLRTQLTKNCPVIAVNRAKDIHSSTLKLFEKYLGITTTSLAKKKHRLVFSQPNSQQIQLVESITEWPVDDETFSLKNYPNTYSGENLDLGARLMLKHLPSDPTLKHIIDLGCGNGVLSVKAAQLNPQAKITCVDESYMALASAKLNVKSIIEQSDRFQFIANNCLDGFRSESADLVVCNPPFHQNNAITDHIAWQMFCDAKQVLGSNGKLIVIGNRHLGYDDKLVRLFTRSQVKQIAGNNKFVILQATK
- a CDS encoding YajG family lipoprotein; this encodes MKKLLVAASILLLAACSSSPKEPQVNFIPQTTTSQNKTVDNLMFSLDSKDVRSAQYVALIDSGRNNIQPVHAKQNIRITLESALQDQLQSQGFRTSVNSENSVTLEIQQLLVNVQHSIMSNEMDAKITLQITAETPAGKLEKIFNGSASKTGTFSASDSQIEQIVNDVTSLVLAEIANDTELNNYMKERF
- a CDS encoding AmpG family muropeptide MFS transporter; this translates as MTNQMTWTETLKSYLDKRLLWVMMLGCSSGFPWVLIGSNMSGWLKDAGLTRAAIGYFGSVFAVYAINFLWAPIVDRVKLPVLHSLLGQRKSWVFFCQCIILVCTLFIAGVNPADDLMLTSMLALGIATASATQDIAIDAFRIDTFPKSEESKLPQASAMAVIGWWTGYSLPGYLAFINADSIGWNGVYYGMAFVIAILMVFTLLVGEPKTKREELQNIALERHNKIVKSRVAAWISVTVVEPFLDFFKRNGVQVALTLLLFVFLFKIGEAFLGRMSITFYKEVGFSNEQIGQYSKLIGWWVTIFFTLVGSMFNVKFGIVRGLMIGGIAMASSNLMFAWMASVGPNEHLFLATIIVDNFTTAFSTVAFVSFLTMLTGQAFSATQYALLASLGNLGRTTLASFSGELADYLNDWSLFFIITALMVIPSLIMLYSLRHYFNELLEKARYRKE